The Cydia strobilella chromosome 26, ilCydStro3.1, whole genome shotgun sequence sequence ctaaaaaaatgtatagggagcgtgcatgaactgtagGTGGtacaaagcaagtgctgcccaCTTGCTTTgacgtgaagtgtcaatgtacaggTACAATTccggccacaagatggcagaccctccaacccaacgcgcacggcccctatatcaggggtgcgaaactcctcctttcgggtattctcggctccgttcgacTCAGctttgctccgagcaattattagggttgacacaacttgacgtccctttgcgtgcacgaccacagataagacagtgacttgaattttgacaaccctaaatagccgaaagggatagtgccctatattagaaagggacagcatgattcgtccctgaatcactgtcaaacttcggttttgtaggaagtttcctttctgtacgatagtactattatttattctgtgcctataAGCAATTGAAGGCCTGATAATCCGTCTAAAATATGTAATGTAGATAAACTTTTTAGTAGTCATCTGTAAGCAAAGATGGATATGCTAAAATCAGATACATCTAATATTAAGCACACGTTAGATCTTACGTCTACGGAACAAGGTCTAAATTCGCTTATATAATTATGAGCGCGCTAATGTCGAGTCAAGGCTGAGTGTAAACAGTAAACAATTTTTGATGTTCACTGCTGTTATAACGGATTAGGTAAACAAGCTTATCGTTAACTTGTCTAATATACATGTTAAATTGTCTAGGATGAGAATAATGTAGCAGAATTTCTGACATTTTTAAATTCGTtgaactcaaactcaaactcaaaaattattatacacaacagttatatttaaatacaaaactttttgtTAATTAAGGGTtggattatttattaattttatttaaattatttatttcaagtaggcttaaaaataagcacttttgacaagtcatacataatcaagaaaaaataaaatataacaaacattcattgaattaaattttaaacaagaaataaatacctataaatacatttggtaacaattaattaataatgttgAGTCTAACGAACTTAGCCGCCATATATAATCATCAAAACGACTTGGTGAAATGGCATTTAACTTGGCATGGACATTCAAGTcacatatatctatgtctggtatagtcgccgtcagatatatcggggcggccaaggccctcacaaatatctgtacacgcctctattgtcaaggcgctagagtgcgtgttcagatatttttgagcacctcggccgctccgatatatctgatggcgactgtactagtttttgttgctagaaattatacaaagaaaatatagCGAGTAAACTTTTCACATACAAAACATACTGTAAACGATCGATATGGCTTAGTGGGTAGTgcgtgaccctgcctatgacgctgatggtcccgggttcgaatcccggtaagggcatttatttgtgtgatgaacacagatatttgttcctgagtcatgggtgtttttatgtacataagtatgtatttatctaatgtatatcgtcgcctagcacccatagtacaagctttgcttagtttggggctaggtcaatctgtgtaaggtAGTcgccaaatatttatttattttctttgtaagtAGATATGCCAATCTTTAGCAATCTTAAGTCTTACCGTGCTATGAAAACTCCGAAGCCTGGTCATAATAAGCATTCTAAACAATCAATTTGAACAAGTAATAAGTAAAATAGgttttaaaatcaatttttttaacatgcagatacgtctgcgagcgatactccaaattttttcctttaatataaaatttaaaataggttttgtttattaaaccgaacaataaaataactatcTTATCAGAAACatgcaaaaacaataaatgtcTGTGGACATTAAATTGCTCACTGATTACTGTTTTATcacatttcatattattattgataAGATTCTTTATTATGGGATCTTGGCTTATCAGGGCGTCCGTAGCTGGTGCGGATGCACGGTGCGGGCATACGCACGCCGGTGCCTTTGTAGGTAAAATTCGTCGCACACGTGCGCGCCAGTTAGGCTAGGTTtacacggcgttaatttttcccgtataccgtatacggtattttatcgaataccgtagtgacagcaaaatttgtatggcaactttcaaaatcgttcacactCCTACACTGCTTTCCATAGACGCCGTGTGAACTATTTTaaaagttgccatacaaattttgctgtcactacggtcagacgtgtctcactccgcgatttcgtcgcgtcgctacaagtacggACTTGCCgtcgcctcaattttgaggttttgccatagtaattgtcgcccaccgctatggaacggacgcctgcacgcgcttgcgccgccttcgCGTAGTAATCGCGTTTTGTGAGGGAGTGagtcttctgtacctagtactattatatattctgtgctacggtattcgataaaatcccgtaccTATACAGTATATGGGAAAAATTAACgtcgtgtgaacctagccttattaaaaaaaacgtgtaaaaaatttataaaatgtagcacctttatatttaattaaggaaactgtaggtctaacTTTAAAATGCAATGTATAATTACCACGCCACTTTGTAAATGACCGTTTGTTTCTtgtttcataatttaaaaaaaaattagggccgatacagactgACTGCAACCGGACTTCAATTTGCAAGTGCATTTCCCATTAGGTAACTTGCGGCGAGCGGAGAGACGGTAATTTCTCCGAACGGTCTGGTTTCAGCAGGTAAcggcataaaaataaaaataaaaacgtccAGTTTCGGTCAGAAAACTGCCGAACCTGCGCGCGGCCGGTATTTTCGGTAGTGTCCAGCCGAAGTTTCGGTGTCGGCAAAAAAATCCGGTTTCGATCACACACacatttgttaattgttttgaTGTAGTGGTGTAGGTAATACTGCACTACTGCATTATTACTACATATCTCATTACGGGGGTGACATCCTCACGAAACCCCAtccttaaaaaaaacctttgttactatagaaataaggatgtattccgatatatttggccgATTTCGCCGTTACTATGTATTTGATCCTGACAATACCTACCTTCTAAGGCAGTCCTACACTTCCACCGCAACTAGCTAGATGTGGTGCCAGTGTGATAAACACCTAACATATATGTCTCGGTGATCAATCAAATTTAAAGCCAAGAGATAAACTGTAAGATTTAGCAGAAACCGCTTATCTTAGTTGAGATGAGAGTGGCATATTGTTTCTATCTTAGGCtacagataaagataaaattacTATTCAAggatatttttacaagcttgtATTTATCTTGCTGTATTATAACTGACAAGAGATTTAACAGTCCTATGTAGCTTTGGTGATATTGCAaagttgatctgatgatgaagattgACATAGAAACTAGAAAAAATGGACTCATTGGAATTGTCTTGATAATATAGCAGTAGATAACTGCCTCATGAAAAAATTACTGCAATTTAGTctgtacaaaatgtaacttttacctgatcaagttgttaattttaatgtgttaattaaatactttaatgtatttaataatgcccgtgtaaacaaaaaagtaaaaaaatcaacatggtttttgaaaaatctattTTTCTTCGCTAGGGAATCTAAAACGtcagtgttctaaaagttgattcacttTTTGTTTTACCcgacttgggctctattgcatCACACGAGACAGTTTTGCTATGCTGGAGTTCTCCTaagttttcgctccagcgcagatcggttgagcggtctcaacctgatcttAGGGTGAAAagggaatcgagctaatgggagtAAGTTGGTTCacccatcatcatcttcctcgcgttatcccggcattttgccacggctcatgggagcctcgggtccgcttgacaactaatcctaagaattggcgtaggcactagtttttacgaaagcgattgccatctgaccttccaacccagaggggaaaactacgccttgttaggattagtccggtttcctcacgatgttttccttcactgaaaagcgactggtataaatatcaaatgatattccgtacataagttaaGAAAAACTCATtcgtacgagccgggggtttgaacccgcgacctccggattgaaagttgcacgctcttaccgctaggccaccagcgctaagTTGGTTCACCCATATATGTACAAAATGCGAGAGTTTAGAGTCTtgtattatattgctttattttGGAATAAGATGCCTTAACGCTTGAGATGTGTGGGTGAGGTCTCTTCAGAATCTTCTAAAGCGGGCTTAACTGTATTTTCAGATTTTAATTAGTCTTCCACCTTCATTGTACCCATTTGTGTCTGTGCAGGTTTTCCCTAAGGTGTATTTCAGGTTATTTCGAAaggaaaaaacactaaaaaaaacTTCAGATAATTTGGTAAAGAGTATCCATCTAGTTAATTGACTTCTTTAATAAGACATGGCTGGAAACtgcaaacgacagggtcgagtggaggaaacgagaggcctttgcccagcagtgggacacaaatataggccaataaaataaaataaaaattggatTCATCATcaaagtgatttttttaaagatactataaaaacaaacattacatactgtTTACAATCCAGACTTGATAAAAAcctcataaatatttataaaacaatctCATGTAATATTAAAAGCAGTCTGGCAAGATGTTTGTATAATATGATAAACtcaaaacttaaaacaaaacatgttaTCATGCCTCACTGTATAAATAACAATAGCTGCAGGTGTGTAAAAGATAAAAGAAACATGTTTACCGGCTGTTATCCAATAAAATTCTTATTATGTTACAATATACGTAATAACATATTGACATAACACGCAGCTGTGACCTAACAGCCATACCAGTGTCTAATTGGATTTAAAGTTATATcaagttacagaaaaaaaattactcacCGTCGATGTATGGGTCGCCTTGGACTATGTTCATcaaaataatcgtttttaaatCACATTATTCGTCGGCAACGTATCCCGGCATTGGAAAACTGAATAAAGCAATGCACCAAAGGTCACtcgataaaaataaaaggacTGATAAATCACGAATTATTACAGGGGAATAATTACGCGGTAGATGTATAAGACGACACTAACATCTAATTATTAGTCCTTCAAACCAAATTAAACAGTTCTACCGACCGTTTAACACACAAGTTCGAGTTGACTTCAAGATGTTCAGTTCCTCGACGTATTACACAAACGCTGTCAAAATACAGTCTGCAACGGCACGCACATTTAACTGTCTCAAGTCTAAACAGCGCCCCTGATTATTTTACGACGTCGTAACTAATTATTTAATCGAGATTTATGCTTCAAGGCACAAAAATGTATCTTCTCCCCGACTGACGTGCTAATTCCACAGACATTTTTATTAGGCTCTAGAGTTTGacataaacaaaataatgtttttttttcttgacgtCACTAGCATGATCATAATTTTAACAGCAAATTTCAAAGCCAAGGTTTTCaggtttcaaattttatttacttcGTATAGTTCTTGTATATCCATCCTGTCGTCGGGCTATATTGCAAAATAGTGACGCTGCGCAGCATTTGaccaaatacaaatacaatcgctgattagcgaactagactccacactcgcgttcacggcttcgcgccgcgtttcCCGCACGTGTGGAGGGCCCTCAATGCCCAAGTGTGCAGAAAAAAGTGGAGAACAGCGAGTATTGTAGGAGAACAAACGAAAGTACTAAATGAATGCAGAGCGATTTTTAATATGTCTCAAACAACGTCCGCTGACAGCTGTCAATGTCAAGCTGTCATATGCATGCAGCCTGTTGTAGTGTTTTTGTGTTGTTccttgtgttttgtttaattttaattgcgaaattgaaataaaattttaacgcTGACGATTTTGAATCTCATCAGAAAATGTCGTGCTTTCTCTGCTTCATATGTCACAACACAGTTCACAGTGATACAAATGTTGAAACACGGGAAAAATACAAAGAATTGGTTGGAACGAAAGTACGTTGATATACattgatttttattaatttaacttCTACTCTGTTTACTTTGCTGTTAAAATGATATTGTTTGTGATTCCAGTTATGTTTAGACTCTCATCTGTGCCATGTATGCTGTCATTTGCTAAGAAAGCTATGGTTATTTAAGTCAATATGTTTGAGAAGGAGTATGGAGTATCCTGTGTTGTTTAGGTAAGCTCAAAGAGTaaattatattaggtaggtaagcTTTTCAACAGAAAAGAATCATATGATTTTACCACTAAGTAGTTATAAAGAGagagatagtttattattattcaagtaggcatattacaatgcgcatagagtaacttatactagagcggtactgtcatagtaaattttgtaaccccagtaaattcactgccatctgtcgacacactttaaaactaaaaataaatatttataaaatacgataaaatgtatttaaatatggataaatgatttttttatttgcattaattatttttatatgattttgacccatgttctttcactggtatgcgttaaaattataaataacaaacgaaacagtcaacgccctctatacgagtgtaggccaaaactagtggcgccatgtgatcgagaatcaaattttcgtgattttcgaggcacgtttttttcttagactgtatccatctattacggagttatatctatctttgcaatgcgcttatgaacgacAAATAAGGCTACGCCTTAAgatgttttgtttaatttaataggcgggtccacacagaacAAGCAGCCTTCGAGGCGGCTAGCTCTGTGGGtcctagggttgccacccatactataatatatagtatcatacaatattttagtcaattgtactatatattatacaaaaataatgtagtacgaaaaatactatattttcataactcaagaaagggttatacaaatgtcaccgatatcacaTCGTATGCgaattggatttttaattcacCTCAAATcggcatcttttttttttccccagtaaatactatattttttcaatattttgacaaaaatactatgtgtgtaaagaaaaaaggtggcaaccgtCACCTGGCCTAATGacgatattgaaataaaaaaacagaatgaGAAAGAATACTGATGACAGAGTGCAATAATGTACAGTTCAGACATTTTTTCAAGAAAATAATTATGAGGACATCAGGACAAGTAGTCTTGGAAATAAAAGTAGGTTTGGGTAGGTCCAATATGTAGGTTTTGGCTGTCTCTGCATCAAGATGCGAACCGGAAGtagtttcatatttcatattttgtaattttaaaattttaatttaattattgttttaacagttattttactttttaaacttttgtgtcatttttatattttataggtaATTCTTTGTGTATCACTTTGTTTTATATGGgtgcttgcctgaaataaatcaatttattttattttaaaagtaatttgttactaagcttaaataaaaaatattaattgacaCACACCTGCAAATattaaattctaattataatatcACTTGGAAATCATTaaaatcttaaaaactttttcagtgACAGAGGCACAGTCTATCTACAAACTAGCCAGATAGAAACTGTCATCCTATGCCCAGACATAGAAGAATGTCAACAACATACAAACACATCATACCACTTCACATTTGAAAACGATAACACCAACCAATATGTATCTTTAGAAGATAGAACAGATAAAACAGACATAGCGGAAGAAAAAGATGAAAATATTGAGTCAGATGATGATGTTACAGAATTTAATGTTTACGAACAAGATATAGAAACGCAAAATGATATAAAGATGGAAAACATAAATGAAGCTACAGAAGAAATGAAACCTAAGGAAGAATTGAATAAGAATAGtgatttttacaaaattattttaagcgCTGAAGAGCAGAAGGCGGAGTTAGAAGCGAAGAGACGAGAAGACAAGTATATGGAGGCAGAGTTTAAATGCTTTAATTGTGCTTTGGGGTTTTTGTTTATAGATACCTATCAAGCTCATATGATGAGACATGAAGAGGTGAGTTAGTTagtatacgttttttttttgtgcatAATAGGTTCTGTCGTCTCGTGggataaacttcacatttacgccttGCTCTACTAaatcaaaacaatacaaaacacaaataaaaaatattttttactttgtttcCATGGTCCTATGCACTGCaaagacaaaaatgtgtctACCGAACACACCGATTTTTCGTGTttacgcacgcacgcacacaatCACGACTTGAGCTCGGAGCGTCGTTACATGAAGTCACAGGTGTCCTTGTATTCTTCGTCCATGATTGTTACGCTTAATGTCATtaaaatagggtagttgacacatgttgaattttttaACTAAGTTAAATAGAtggaaaatgagcaatttatcaaaataaattggaaacttaaaaaaatatatgggaataataaaaaaaaacaagacctcaaaatttccaaaaaaaaaaaattttttttcaaaaaagaaaaaaatgaaaaatattgtatagcaacaatatacataaaagattattttaaaccgggtcactcacgtattattaagtcgaatagctcgacatgttccggtccaatttacgaggaccgtcttcacggagacacgacacgtcttcactggtcgagggcgcggcgtgtactgcgggccGGCGCCCGACTCGCCCGGCCGCTCACGACAGACGGCGTCGGCGGTGCCGGCGACGTCACCGTTGCTAGGATAGCTCTACCCTCCGTATTGCGTTTGTCAAATGTCGGatcgcacacaacactcactgagTCACTTGCTAAAGGCCGGACCACACTGACCACCGACGCAGTACCCAAAACCGTTTTCCAACTAGGCGGCACCGACCAGCCACTGTCACGATTGAAATTCGGATAACGACTAATCTCAATAGCTTCCCGTATTTTCCGTTGAACGAAGAACTTTTCTCGCGCCAGAACGGTTACCCTATCAAACCTAATATAGTGCGTCGCGTCCGAATCCAGTACGTGTTCTGTCACTGCAGAGCTTTGGCCGTCCCGGTTTTTCATACTGCGTATGTGCTCAGACAGTCTCGTCGAAATGTTCCGGCCGGTCTCACCAATATAATACTTCCCACAGGAGCACGGAATCCTGTACACCCCAGGAACATTTAAGGGCTCCTTGTCCTTTGGCGAACGCGTCCACTGTCTAAGCTGCGCGTGCGGGCGGAAAATCGTCTTGATGCTATATTTACGGCGTAACAAGTGTCCGATCTTATCCGTCACACCCCTAATGTAAGGCAAGTACATAGGCTGTCTTTCCACCACAGGCGGTCGTGGGCGCGCAGATGCATTCGCAATCCGATTACTGTGCCTCCAGTTGTAACCGTTATTTTCCAGGACACGCTTAACGTGAGCCAACTCGCGATCCACGTGCTGTTGAGATTAGTCGTTATCCGAATTTCAATCGTGACAGTGGCTGGTCGGTGCCGCCTAGTTGGAAAACGGTTTTGGGTACTGCGTCGGTGGTCAGTGTGGTCCGGCCTTTAGCAAGTGActcagtgagtgttgtgtgcgatCCGACATTTGACAAACGCAATACGGAGGGTAGAGCTATCCTAGCAACGGTGACGTCGCCGGCACCGCCGACGCCGTCTGTCGTGAGCGGCCGGgcgagtcgggctttggcccgcagtacacgccgcgccctcgaccagtgaagacgtgtcgtgtctccgtgaagacggtcctcgtaaattggaccgaaacatggcgagctattcgacttaataatacgtgagtgacccggtttaaaataatgtaatatgtttgagtctcacgggagttttatagttaaaatatacataaacgtaacatttcaccgacaaaatttacaatttgcttgtttgccatacatcggaacggcttctaagcaaagcgaTACAGTGACGTCaagatgtgttgccatttgtgttagaccgtttgctcagtaaagtggcgatgccagactttgaccatcatttgtgacttttatattgctttaagacaatggatcccatacagacatttgatcctcaaaataaacctgattgactgataccattaaaataTTGTCAACTATCCTTAGTTACAAACTGTTAACACTTCCCTGCATCTATATATTGCAAGCTGCTCTTTTTGTTCGCGAAAACCCTCATTTATTTGAACTAAAACAGGATAAGCAAACAACTAGAGCACAGTACAGAAATAAATTGCAACTACCTGAAACGAACTTGCAAATATGTAGAAATGGTCCACAttacaaatgtattttaataactaataaaattcCAGACTTGATTAAGCAAGAACCTCAAAATGCGATCTTCAAAACTAAAttagaaaaattattaatagataAATGCTATTATTCAGTTAGTgacttttttaatgataatttataattcttactttatttttaattattatgtactgactatttattcgtttaatttctaatgtgtaaaatttgtaatttaagtgacatctttttttttttttttatataaaaattgta is a genomic window containing:
- the LOC134753280 gene encoding telomere zinc finger-associated protein-like isoform X1, whose translation is MSCFLCFICHNTVHSDTNVETREKYKELVGTKLCLDSHLCHVCCHLLRKLWLFKSICLRRSMEYPVLFSDRGTVYLQTSQIETVILCPDIEECQQHTNTSYHFTFENDNTNQYVSLEDRTDKTDIAEEKDENIESDDDVTEFNVYEQDIETQNDIKMENINEATEEMKPKEELNKNSDFYKIILSAEEQKAELEAKRREDKYMEAEFKCFNCALGFLFIDTYQAHMMRHEESNGEHLCPICFLRFASSAVLRAHTQTHRERGVCARCGATVGARRRNAHRAKCINNNQVICHLCSKAFTDGNSLQQHIKRFHLSKTSKKICSCHVCGKTYKNQAAVRMHMILPCQLCSKTFATQRSLASHMQTVHSTDKKYCCNMCRASYTSKKSLSAHIRRHTAQPKQCLCHLCGASFQVNN